Proteins from a genomic interval of Paenibacillus sp. FSL R5-0623:
- a CDS encoding sucrose-specific PTS transporter subunit IIBC — MSENQRIAQEVIHAIGGKENIASFAHCATRLRIMVKDKEKIDQKTVENIEKVKGAFFNSGQYQIIFGTGTVNRIFEEVEKLGIEGTSKDDVKSQGKKEGNAFQRAIRTFGDVFVPIIPVLVATGLFMGLRGLLTQNEILALFGATPDDISANFLLFTQILTDTAFAFLPALVAWSAFRVFGGSPVLGIVLGLMLVNPALPNAYAVADGSAQPLHMFGFIPVVGYQGSVLPAFFVGLIGAKFEKVLRRRVPEALDLILTPFITLTVMITLGLFAIGPVFHSLEEWVLHGTTAVLDLPFGIAGIIIGFFHQIIVVTGVHHIFNFLEIQLLEKTGFNPFNAIITCAMAAQGAACLAVGLKTKNMKLKALALPSSLSAFLGITEPAIFGVNLRYMKPFIMGLVGGGVGGFIASLFHLQGTGMAVTVIPGTLLYLNSQLPLYILSNVVAMAIAFALTWFFGYKDQPVAEESVSHENSGVTSTEVKAEQSNPHINSVTVAVTSNRLKVDFLEIASPMNGTVVALEQVPDPAFSEKHMGEGIAIEPSEGKVYAPFDGVIAHVMNKSKHAVILEHETGVQMLVHIGINTVGLKGNGFTAHVNTGDRVTAGQLLIEFDMDVIQAAGLPLITPVLIPSGNESIATVTATSTGHIQANGEAVLVVKFTEPQ, encoded by the coding sequence ATGTCGGAGAATCAACGCATTGCCCAGGAAGTCATTCATGCCATCGGGGGCAAAGAGAATATCGCATCATTTGCACATTGTGCAACACGTCTTCGCATCATGGTGAAAGATAAAGAAAAAATTGATCAGAAAACGGTCGAGAACATCGAGAAGGTGAAAGGCGCTTTTTTCAACTCAGGTCAATATCAGATTATCTTTGGTACGGGAACAGTGAATCGAATCTTTGAAGAGGTTGAGAAGCTGGGCATCGAAGGAACGTCTAAGGATGATGTAAAGAGCCAGGGGAAAAAAGAAGGAAATGCTTTTCAACGGGCGATCCGCACGTTTGGTGACGTATTTGTACCCATCATTCCCGTTCTGGTAGCTACAGGGCTGTTCATGGGATTGCGCGGATTACTTACCCAGAATGAAATTCTGGCGTTATTCGGTGCAACACCTGATGATATCTCGGCCAATTTCCTGTTGTTCACTCAAATCCTGACGGATACGGCCTTTGCATTTCTACCTGCACTTGTAGCGTGGTCCGCATTCCGCGTATTTGGCGGAAGTCCGGTACTTGGTATCGTACTGGGGCTAATGCTGGTTAATCCCGCTTTACCCAATGCTTACGCGGTGGCAGATGGATCAGCACAGCCGTTGCATATGTTCGGTTTTATACCTGTCGTGGGTTATCAAGGATCGGTTCTGCCTGCGTTCTTTGTAGGTTTGATTGGAGCCAAGTTTGAAAAGGTATTAAGAAGACGGGTACCTGAGGCACTGGACTTAATTCTGACTCCTTTTATTACGTTAACGGTTATGATTACGCTTGGACTATTCGCCATTGGTCCCGTGTTCCATTCCCTAGAAGAGTGGGTGCTGCATGGAACAACTGCTGTATTGGATCTTCCGTTTGGCATCGCAGGTATTATCATTGGATTCTTCCATCAGATTATTGTCGTTACCGGTGTACATCACATCTTTAATTTCCTGGAGATTCAGCTACTGGAAAAGACAGGATTCAATCCGTTCAATGCCATCATTACCTGTGCCATGGCAGCACAAGGAGCGGCTTGTCTAGCAGTCGGTCTGAAGACCAAAAATATGAAACTCAAAGCACTCGCATTACCTTCTTCCTTGTCCGCATTTCTGGGCATTACCGAGCCAGCCATCTTCGGAGTTAACTTGCGTTATATGAAACCCTTTATTATGGGACTGGTTGGTGGTGGTGTAGGTGGTTTCATCGCTTCCTTGTTCCATCTGCAAGGTACAGGTATGGCTGTAACGGTTATTCCAGGAACATTGCTTTATCTGAACAGCCAACTGCCGTTGTATATTTTGTCCAACGTGGTTGCCATGGCTATTGCATTTGCACTTACCTGGTTCTTCGGATATAAGGATCAACCAGTTGCAGAAGAATCAGTGAGCCATGAAAACAGTGGAGTAACATCAACTGAAGTTAAAGCAGAGCAATCTAATCCGCATATTAATTCAGTTACCGTTGCCGTTACAAGCAATCGTCTTAAGGTAGATTTTCTCGAAATAGCTTCGCCAATGAACGGTACCGTCGTTGCTCTGGAGCAGGTTCCTGACCCGGCGTTCTCGGAAAAACACATGGGTGAAGGCATTGCCATTGAGCCATCAGAAGGAAAAGTGTACGCACCGTTTGATGGTGTCATCGCACATGTCATGAACAAGAGTAAACATGCGGTGATTCTGGAGCATGAGACAGGTGTACAGATGCTGGTTCATATCGGAATTAATACGGTTGGACTGAAAGGAAACGGTTTTACCGCGCATGTGAATACCGGAGATCGTGTAACTGCAGGACAGTTGTTGATTGAATTTGACATGGATGTCATTCAGGCAGCTGGTTTGCCTTTGATTACACCCGTGTTGATCCCAAGTGGAAACGAATCGATAGCAACGGTTACAGCGACGTCAACAGGTCATATTCAAGCCAATGGGGAAGCGGTACTTGTAGTGAAATTTACTGAGCCACAATAG
- a CDS encoding cellulase family glycosylhydrolase, whose amino-acid sequence MKKTRKSVLSLTLVTAMILSLFSSAMASAATDNSEQANTSAAPSKMQAYVNAMEPGWNLGNSLDAVGEDETAWGNPRITKELIQSIAAEGYNSIRIPVTWEAHIGDAPNYTIDSAYMNRVQEVVNWALDADLYVMINLHHDSWRWISYMEKDHDNVLARYNAAWTQIADKFKDASDKLMFESVNEPRFSEGGTTDAAIGYRMLDELNTSFHKIVRTSGGNNETRPLVLPTMHTSSAQPDLDELNKTIQKLNDSNIIATVHYYGFWPFSVNIAGYTKYNEEVQKDVTDTFDRVYNAFTAKGIPVIVGEYGLLGFDQHTGVIEQGEKLKFFEFVGQYLRQKQMTTMLWDNGQHFGRTSFTWSDQELFDTMKASWTGRSSTAETDLVYLKQNEAIQDQKVKLNLNGNKFNSLKNGTSPLVRGKDYTIKKDVLTLKSNLLTKLTASGDLGVNATLTAGFNEGADWNFNIIKYDTPKLNDATGTTSAFAIPTTFNGNQLATMEATYANGENAGPQNWTSFKEFSYTFSPDYERNVIELKPNFFNETNDGEVTLKFHFWNGDVLTYKITKNGTSVVGVASK is encoded by the coding sequence ATGAAAAAAACCCGCAAATCAGTCTTATCTCTTACGCTCGTGACTGCCATGATTCTATCTCTATTCTCCTCTGCTATGGCTTCAGCTGCAACTGACAACAGCGAACAGGCCAATACCTCAGCCGCGCCAAGCAAAATGCAGGCCTACGTGAACGCCATGGAGCCTGGCTGGAATCTGGGTAACTCTCTGGATGCCGTTGGTGAAGATGAGACAGCCTGGGGCAACCCGCGCATTACGAAGGAACTAATTCAGTCGATCGCTGCTGAGGGCTACAACAGTATCCGTATTCCTGTGACCTGGGAAGCCCACATTGGTGACGCACCCAACTACACAATTGATTCCGCTTACATGAATCGGGTTCAAGAAGTAGTAAACTGGGCCCTCGATGCCGATCTCTACGTCATGATCAATCTTCACCATGATTCCTGGCGCTGGATCAGTTACATGGAGAAAGACCATGACAACGTGCTTGCACGTTACAACGCTGCTTGGACTCAGATTGCGGACAAATTCAAAGATGCATCCGATAAACTCATGTTCGAGAGTGTTAACGAACCACGTTTCTCCGAAGGCGGCACAACGGATGCAGCGATTGGATATCGCATGCTGGACGAGTTAAATACTTCTTTTCACAAGATCGTAAGAACTTCGGGTGGAAACAACGAGACACGTCCACTTGTGCTTCCAACGATGCATACCTCTTCCGCTCAACCTGATCTGGATGAACTGAATAAGACCATTCAAAAATTGAATGACAGCAATATTATTGCAACCGTTCACTACTACGGGTTCTGGCCATTCAGTGTGAACATCGCAGGTTACACCAAGTATAACGAGGAAGTACAGAAGGACGTTACCGACACATTTGATCGGGTATACAATGCTTTTACAGCGAAAGGCATTCCGGTTATCGTCGGTGAGTATGGCTTGCTTGGTTTTGACCAGCACACAGGTGTTATTGAGCAAGGCGAAAAGCTGAAATTTTTCGAATTTGTTGGACAATATCTGCGTCAAAAACAGATGACAACGATGTTGTGGGATAACGGACAACACTTCGGTCGCACAAGCTTTACTTGGTCTGATCAGGAATTATTTGATACCATGAAAGCCAGCTGGACAGGTCGTTCATCCACAGCCGAAACGGATCTCGTATATCTTAAACAAAATGAAGCCATTCAAGATCAGAAGGTAAAACTCAATCTGAATGGGAACAAATTCAATTCGTTGAAAAATGGTACTTCTCCTCTTGTCAGAGGTAAAGACTATACGATCAAAAAAGATGTACTTACGTTAAAATCCAATCTGTTAACCAAATTGACAGCCTCTGGTGATTTGGGCGTCAATGCCACACTTACAGCTGGATTCAATGAAGGTGCTGACTGGAACTTTAATATCATTAAATATGACACACCTAAGTTGAACGATGCAACAGGCACAACCAGTGCATTTGCCATTCCGACTACGTTTAACGGCAATCAGCTCGCCACGATGGAAGCAACATATGCAAACGGAGAGAACGCCGGTCCACAGAACTGGACTTCGTTCAAGGAATTCTCCTACACATTTAGCCCAGACTACGAACGTAATGTGATTGAACTGAAACCTAACTTCTTCAATGAAACCAATGATGGCGAAGTCACGCTTAAGTTCCATTTCTGGAACGGAGATGTGCTGACGTACAAAATCACGAAAAATGGAACAAGCGTTGTTGGCGTAGCTTCCAAATAA
- a CDS encoding sucrose-6-phosphate hydrolase produces the protein MKMTREQRYRRIEQAEPGEVAKLEAQISVCPWRQSYHIQPITGLLNDPNGFAYYQGYYHLFYQWFPLGTEHGMKYWYHTRSKNLVNWENVGIGIEPGGRYDSHGAYSGSAIEKDGKLHLLYTGNTRDEAWVRHPYQCLAVMDESGSVSKLNDPVISSVPDGYTEHFRDPKVWQQGDTYYGVIGAQRTDETGCTVLYRSIDLNNWEFLGEIRTQLTSFGYMWECPDYMEMDGKGVLVFSPQGIDAAGDHYQNIFQSGYLIGEPLNLQTREFNHGEFQELDRGFDFYAPQTMLAPDGRRILVGWMGLPDLAYPTDDSGWAHCLTIPRQLSLRDGKLIQLPVTEMVQLRLQEEGTHIRATIDNESRSFTGFNGIAYELKCEISHVDAEIVGIELRANGTEKTVLLYDRIQQKVVLDRTMSGAKLAEQNGVVRQCTLTAEVIKFHLFVDASSVEVFVNDGEEVFTSRIFPSRDSVDIRFFAHGGKADFEATQWNY, from the coding sequence ATGAAAATGACTAGAGAGCAACGCTACAGACGAATTGAGCAAGCAGAGCCTGGAGAGGTTGCGAAGCTTGAAGCACAGATCTCCGTATGTCCTTGGCGACAGAGTTATCACATTCAGCCGATAACAGGTCTGCTTAATGATCCTAACGGCTTTGCATATTATCAAGGCTATTATCATCTGTTCTATCAGTGGTTTCCACTTGGAACAGAACATGGCATGAAATACTGGTATCATACCCGCTCGAAGAATCTGGTGAACTGGGAAAATGTCGGGATTGGAATCGAACCGGGTGGCAGGTATGACTCACACGGGGCTTATTCAGGCAGTGCGATTGAAAAAGACGGCAAGTTGCACTTGCTATACACGGGCAATACGAGGGATGAGGCTTGGGTCAGACACCCGTATCAATGCTTGGCAGTTATGGATGAAAGCGGTTCAGTATCCAAACTGAATGATCCAGTGATCTCATCTGTGCCAGACGGATACACGGAACACTTCAGAGATCCCAAAGTGTGGCAACAAGGAGACACGTATTATGGTGTAATTGGTGCGCAGAGAACAGACGAGACGGGATGTACAGTGCTGTATCGCTCCATTGATCTGAACAACTGGGAGTTTCTTGGTGAAATTCGTACGCAATTAACCTCCTTTGGCTATATGTGGGAGTGCCCGGATTATATGGAGATGGACGGGAAAGGTGTACTTGTCTTTTCCCCACAAGGCATAGACGCTGCGGGAGATCATTATCAGAATATTTTTCAATCCGGTTATCTGATCGGTGAGCCGCTCAATCTCCAGACAAGAGAGTTCAATCATGGTGAATTTCAGGAGTTGGATCGTGGATTCGACTTCTATGCTCCGCAGACGATGCTGGCTCCGGACGGAAGACGTATTCTGGTTGGTTGGATGGGACTTCCCGATCTGGCGTATCCGACCGATGATAGCGGTTGGGCTCATTGCCTGACCATTCCTCGGCAGTTGTCACTCCGAGACGGCAAGCTAATCCAGCTACCTGTTACAGAGATGGTGCAATTGCGTCTGCAAGAGGAAGGGACTCATATTCGCGCAACGATTGACAATGAAAGCCGATCTTTCACTGGTTTTAATGGGATTGCCTATGAGCTGAAATGTGAGATAAGCCATGTAGATGCAGAGATTGTAGGCATCGAACTCCGGGCAAATGGAACTGAAAAAACGGTTCTTCTGTATGATCGGATTCAGCAGAAAGTTGTCTTGGATCGGACGATGTCTGGTGCCAAGTTGGCAGAACAGAACGGTGTTGTACGACAGTGCACACTTACTGCGGAAGTGATTAAGTTCCATCTGTTCGTAGATGCATCTTCAGTCGAGGTCTTTGTGAACGATGGTGAGGAGGTCTTTACCAGTCGTATTTTCCCAAGCCGGGACAGCGTGGACATTCGTTTTTTTGCACACGGAGGCAAAGCTGATTTTGAAGCAACTCAATGGAATTATTAA
- a CDS encoding manganese catalase family protein: MFKRVDRLAIELPISNNPDPNGASAVQELLGGKFGEMSTLNNYMFQSFNFRGRSKLRPFYDIVASITAEEFGHVELVANTINLMLEGSTSPGAPDSTPLRVGKDARMTSHFIESAQTALPYDSMGRPWNGSYVVSSGNLIFDLLHNFFLECGARTHKMRVYEMTDNKTAREMTGYLLVRGGVHVLAYAKALEIATGVDVTKMFPIPRLDNKAFETTRKWEAKGEHRRLYTFSDKDYQGIAQIWKGTHPTDGGKLEAFAGLPGYGGPVPELPDLPEEFAPGISAEDLMQIAERLKRHAGL; encoded by the coding sequence ATGTTTAAACGTGTAGACCGTCTTGCCATCGAATTACCCATATCCAATAATCCGGACCCTAATGGAGCTAGTGCAGTTCAGGAGTTGCTTGGTGGAAAGTTCGGGGAAATGTCAACATTAAACAACTATATGTTTCAGTCATTCAATTTCAGAGGCAGATCCAAGCTGCGTCCTTTTTATGACATTGTTGCAAGTATTACCGCAGAGGAATTCGGCCATGTCGAACTTGTCGCCAATACGATTAACCTCATGCTTGAAGGTTCCACTTCACCAGGCGCCCCGGACTCTACCCCGCTACGTGTAGGCAAAGACGCACGGATGACTTCACATTTTATCGAATCGGCTCAGACAGCGCTCCCGTATGACTCCATGGGAAGACCCTGGAATGGTTCATATGTCGTGAGCAGTGGCAATCTGATCTTTGATCTGCTGCATAATTTCTTTCTTGAGTGCGGAGCAAGAACTCACAAAATGAGAGTCTACGAAATGACCGACAACAAAACAGCCCGAGAAATGACAGGTTATCTGCTTGTACGCGGCGGTGTGCATGTTCTTGCGTATGCCAAGGCACTGGAAATTGCAACGGGTGTGGATGTAACGAAGATGTTTCCTATTCCACGACTGGATAACAAAGCTTTTGAAACGACACGTAAGTGGGAAGCGAAGGGTGAGCACCGCAGGTTGTACACGTTCAGCGACAAGGATTATCAGGGCATTGCCCAAATTTGGAAAGGAACACACCCAACCGATGGTGGTAAACTGGAGGCTTTTGCCGGCTTGCCGGGTTATGGAGGGCCAGTGCCTGAGCTACCTGATCTGCCGGAAGAATTTGCGCCAGGGATATCTGCGGAAGATTTGATGCAGATTGCAGAGCGACTGAAACGTCACGCTGGTCTGTAG
- a CDS encoding LacI family DNA-binding transcriptional regulator, producing the protein MNKTISDIAQMAGVAKSTVSRFLNGGSVSEDTRQKIERIIKQYNYVPNTFAQSLKAKKTSIIGTVVPRLDSFATSQTLIGIDEELRSNQYQMLIANTSQDMQREIDAIYDFARQKVSGIILLAAEVTEAHLKAVEDIRIPVLLVGQQHEQLHSLVHNDDQAGYEMGKYVVEQGHRKIVYMGVSEKDRAVGVYRKQGFQRAIAECGGCEVKYYETSFKMSEAIITAEAILKEITPTIIVGATDNIALGVMKIAFSNKIRIPQDLSVTGFGGYDITEMIHPTLTTVKYHYLQAGKVAANHIIRLVKGESVEERTTLDVELIPRESVDKL; encoded by the coding sequence ATGAATAAAACGATTTCTGATATCGCTCAGATGGCAGGTGTGGCAAAAAGCACGGTCTCTCGCTTTCTGAACGGCGGTTCGGTTAGTGAAGATACACGCCAGAAGATTGAGCGCATCATCAAACAATACAATTATGTTCCCAACACATTTGCACAGAGTCTCAAGGCAAAGAAGACCAGTATTATCGGTACGGTAGTGCCGCGACTGGATTCTTTTGCAACATCACAGACATTGATCGGAATTGATGAAGAACTGCGGAGTAATCAGTATCAGATGCTTATCGCAAATACGAGTCAGGACATGCAGCGCGAGATTGATGCCATCTATGATTTTGCACGACAGAAGGTGTCGGGTATTATACTGCTGGCTGCTGAAGTGACTGAAGCACATCTGAAAGCAGTGGAGGACATACGTATCCCCGTGTTGTTGGTGGGGCAGCAGCATGAGCAACTACATAGTCTGGTTCACAATGATGACCAGGCAGGTTATGAGATGGGCAAATATGTCGTCGAACAGGGTCATCGCAAGATCGTGTATATGGGGGTTAGCGAGAAGGATCGGGCGGTAGGGGTCTATCGTAAACAAGGATTCCAGAGAGCAATCGCCGAGTGTGGTGGATGTGAAGTGAAGTATTATGAGACAAGCTTCAAGATGTCTGAAGCCATCATTACCGCTGAAGCCATTCTGAAAGAAATCACACCAACGATCATCGTGGGGGCTACGGATAATATTGCACTGGGTGTGATGAAGATTGCATTCTCCAATAAAATCCGCATACCGCAAGATTTGTCTGTTACCGGATTTGGCGGATATGATATTACGGAGATGATTCACCCCACGCTGACGACTGTGAAATATCATTATTTGCAGGCGGGCAAAGTAGCGGCGAATCACATTATTCGTCTGGTCAAAGGCGAGTCGGTGGAGGAACGAACAACACTGGACGTAGAACTAATTCCTCGAGAAAGCGTTGACAAATTATAA
- a CDS encoding amidohydrolase family protein, protein MKLDAHQHFWEYNVAEYGWIGEEMKAIRQSFLPEDLEPLLVQSGLDGCIAVQARQSLTETEWLLQLADRHECIKGVVGWVDLCSDEVRKQLELFASNPYLKGVRHVIQDEPDLDYVLREDFQRGISLLKEYDMAYDLLVSKEQLPYAVELVKTFPEQRFVLDHLAKPDIKSGILSPWKEALESLAAQPNAYCKLSGMVTEADWANWTPSDFTAYLNIAIEAFGAKRLMFGSDWPVSNVSATYSEVYGLIMNHINALPISDQQMILGGTCATFYQIS, encoded by the coding sequence ATGAAGCTGGATGCACATCAACATTTCTGGGAATACAATGTCGCCGAGTACGGATGGATTGGCGAAGAGATGAAAGCCATTCGTCAATCTTTTCTTCCGGAAGATCTTGAACCTTTATTGGTCCAATCCGGACTGGATGGATGTATTGCGGTACAAGCCAGACAATCACTGACAGAAACCGAGTGGCTTCTGCAGTTGGCAGATCGGCATGAATGTATCAAAGGTGTTGTTGGATGGGTGGACCTTTGTTCAGATGAAGTTCGGAAGCAGCTTGAACTGTTCGCGTCCAATCCATATCTGAAGGGCGTACGTCATGTCATACAGGATGAACCTGATCTGGATTATGTATTGAGAGAAGACTTTCAGCGCGGAATTTCATTGCTTAAGGAGTATGATATGGCCTATGATCTGTTGGTGTCCAAGGAGCAACTGCCTTATGCCGTTGAACTGGTTAAGACGTTTCCTGAACAACGATTTGTACTTGATCATCTAGCCAAACCCGACATAAAATCAGGTATACTCTCACCATGGAAAGAAGCGCTTGAGTCATTGGCCGCACAACCTAATGCGTACTGTAAACTTTCAGGGATGGTGACGGAAGCAGACTGGGCAAATTGGACTCCGAGCGACTTTACAGCCTATCTGAATATCGCCATAGAAGCCTTTGGTGCGAAACGGTTAATGTTCGGATCCGACTGGCCCGTGAGTAACGTTTCAGCTACGTATTCTGAAGTATACGGTCTCATTATGAATCACATTAATGCCCTACCCATATCAGATCAACAGATGATTCTTGGCGGCACATGTGCTACGTTCTATCAAATATCGTAG